TGCCCTTCCCCACTTGGTTTCCCGTGGCCTACCGGCCTTTCCACACCGCGGGGCGCTTCTCGGCGAAGGCGCGGGAACCTTCCTTCTGGTCCTCGGTGGTGGAGAGCGCCAGGCCCATCTCGCTCTCGAGCTTCAGGCCCTGCTCCAGCGGGAGCTGCATTCCCTTGGTGATGGCCTCCTTGATGGCGATGACCGACAGCGGTGCGCCCAGGCAGATCTTGCGGGCGATCTCACGCGCCACGTCCATGTAGCTGTCCACCGGCGCCACCTTGTTCACCAGGCCGATGCGGAACGCCTCGTGGGCGTCCACGGCCTCGCCGGTGAGCGACAGCTCCAGCGCCTTGGCCATGCCGACGAGCCGCGGCAGGCGCTGGGTGCCGCCGCCTCCGCCGAGCCGGCCGCGGCGCACCTCGAACATGCCGAGCTTGGCGTCCTCGGCGGCCACGCGGATGTCGCAGGCCAGCGCCAGTTCCAGGCCG
This is a stretch of genomic DNA from Deltaproteobacteria bacterium. It encodes these proteins:
- a CDS encoding enoyl-CoA hydratase/isomerase family protein, with the translated sequence MSYDNILYDVTDHVATITINRPESMNAISYKARDELHDACGRVSADPDVWACIITGAGERAFSTGLDLKERAREVDDSTFFDKRRARNRAGNQGQNMVVAAMEKPTIAAIRGYAVGGGLELALACDIRVAAEDAKLGMFEVRRGRLGGGGGTQRLPRLVGMAKALELSLTGEAVDAHEAFRIGLVNKVAPVDSYMDVAREIARKICLGAPLSVIAIKEAITKGMQLPLEQGLKLESEMGLALSTTEDQKEGSRAFAEKRPAVWKGR